From the genome of Monomorium pharaonis isolate MP-MQ-018 chromosome 2, ASM1337386v2, whole genome shotgun sequence, one region includes:
- the LOC105835383 gene encoding tetratricopeptide repeat protein 7B isoform X4, with the protein MASKKSHTLRIESEIDRNREDGNWQKVIQLADHLKTQYPSYECLANFLSGEARLESFLEQTPPIDANIAKARNGLTEPRKFLLLAANEKDKQALVVLDAHLLLGKLHYAMGLYEDALHHYQQAELDTLTEKQLPCRSLRIIAESYAIKGLCLERLPPNSKSKYKITEWQEQIIKCYEISGDLTLVYLQDQDKMAMQQQNGISTVNTNNTGTLSTPTVSTKHVGPILETALQRAPILYIQTGNIQAAVNRYREILSAVESTTMQSLRVTLTRQLAEVLIRGISGADYKPPQESQTDTMAVRRANHYSGVNLSDSPWKPKKYAGPNMFVPRNEYEETILLLLISEAMAVRDAVLSQSPEFKEARIHAFENATAIYDLLTVVVVRWSQVELLHESFERAMKFSHEEVHIWTQYALCLISMGRYMHAYRVLKVVARLSPQKVMPCLLAARLCYEQLNMVNEGIEWSQKALQREMASPQGMQSRCHLYIGIGHSMLSTNTIVKQDKVHHTNTALDCFQKAQQCDPNDHLAEYYLAHEYAINRQINDAIVHVKIALNLRAEHIPSLHLFALLLSAHKQYSEALHVINSVLEEYPDNLNFLYVKAHLELRSIGGVDALYTISHMLHLWKSLYEDQTSVNCNEQQSEKRSETRSVFQLYTSEMSDKDSSSLHAQSLAASRVEQALSEVASSISSFTPKPGPQRAWLLQLQIWLLLTEVFLILDQPNGAVLSLQEATNIFPLSHHIMYTRGLLHEYKLEYTEAKQCYQNAVSINPSHIKSLQHLGLIYHYLGSQRLAEKTLRDAAKIDPNSHQTWYNLGMVLESLGEVEAASDCMATALEVETTNPILPILSIPVTFE; encoded by the exons ATGGCGAGCAAGAAAAGTCACACGCTCCGCATCGAGTCCGAAATCGATCGGAATCGCGAGGACGGCAACTGGCAAAAGGTTATACAACTCGCGGATCACCTGAAGACGCAGTATCCCAGCTACG AATGTCTGGCGAATTTCTTAAGTGGGGAGGCAAGATTGGAGAGCTTTCTAGAGCAAACTCCGCCAATAGATGCTAATATTGCCAAAGCGCGAAATGGACTGACGGAACCGCGAAAGTTCTTGCTACTAGCTGCTAATGAAAAAGATAAGCAG GCACTGGTTGTACTGGACGCTCATCTGCTGCTTGGAAAACTTCACTATGCAATGGGACTGTACGAAGACGCACTCCACCACTATCAGCAAGCTGAACTAGATACACTGACAGAAAAGCAATTACCTTGTCGAAGTTTACGTATTATAGCAGAATCGTATGCAATTAAAG GTCTTTGTCTGGAAAGATTGCCGCCAAACTCCAAATCGAAATACAAGATTACAGAATGGCAGGAGCAGATAATCAAATGTTACGAGATTTCTGGCGATTTGACACTGGTGTATTTGCAAGACCAAGACAAAATGGCTATGCAGCAACAAAATGGTATTTCCACTGTAAACACGAATAATACAG gtACACTCTCCACACCAACAGTTTCCACAAAACATGTCGGCCCTATTTTGGAAACTGCGCTGCAAAGAGCACCAATATTGTACATTCAAACTGGCAACATACAAGCCGCTGTTAATCGTTATAG GGAGATTTTATCTGCTGTTGAATCTACGACTATGCAAAGTCTGCGGGTAACGTTGACCAGGCAGTTGGCGGAAGTGTTGATACGCGGCATAAGCGGCGCCGACTACAAACCACCACAAGAGAGCCAAACCGATACAATGG CAGTGAGACGGGCGAATCATTATTCGGGCGTCAATTTGTCGGATTCGCCGTGGAAACCAAAGAAGTACGCGGGACCGAATATGTTCGTTCCCAGGAATGAGTATGAAGAGACGATTCTACTGCTGTTGATCAGCGAGGCGATGGCGGTGAGGGACGCCGTTCTCAGCCAATCACCCGAATTCAAAGAAGCCAGAATACACGCGTTCGAGAACGCCACTGCTATTTACGATTTACTCACGGTTGTTGTTGTCAGATGGAGTCAAGTGGAACTTTTACACgag tCTTTTGAAAGAGCAATGAAATTCTCTCACGAAGAGGTGCACATATGGACACAATATGCGCTATGCTTGATAAGCATGGGAAGATACATGCATGCATATAGAGTTTTGAAAGTAGTTGCCAGGCTATCGCCTCAGAAAGTAATGCCTTGCCTGTTGGCGGCGAGGCTGTGTTACGAGCAGTTGAACatg GTAAACGAAGGTATCGAGTGGAGCCAAAAAGCTTTGCAGCGAGAAATGGCAAGTCCACAAGGGATGCAATCCCGATGTCACTTGTACATCGGAATCGGTCACAGTATGCTCTCCACGAACACGATTGTAAAGCAGGACAAAGTGCATCACACAAATACCGCGTTGGACTGCTTTCAGAA AGCGCAACAATGCGATCCCAACGATCATCTAGCAGAGTATTATTTGGCTCACGAGTATGCGATAAACCGGCAGATAAACGACGCTATCGTGCACGTGAAAATCGCGCTAAATCTACGGGCAGAACACATTCCGTCATTGCATTTATTTGCATTACTCCTGTCGGCACATAAGCAATATTCTGAGGCGCTGCACGTGATAAACAGCGTCCTGGAGGAATATCCAGACAACTTAAATTTCCTCTATGTGAAAGCGCATCTCGAACTGCGAAGTATCGGCGGTGTCGATGCGTTATACACCATCAGTCACATGCTACATTTGTGGAAAAGTCTCTACGAGGATCAGACGAGCGTTAATTGTAACGAGCAACAGAGCGAGAAACGCAGTGAAACCAGAAGCGTCTTTCAGCTGTACACGTCGGAAATGTCTGATAAAGATTCTA GTTCCCTGCATGCCCAATCATTAGCCGCTTCGAGAGTCGAGCAAGCCCTTTCTGAGGTTGCTTCCTCAATTAGCTCGTTCACACCGAAGCCAGGGCCGCAAAGAGCATGGCTGCTGCAATTACAGATCTGGCTGTTGCTCACCGAGGTTTTCCTTATCCTGGATCAACCAAACGGTGCTGTTCTGTCCCTCCAAGAGGCCACCAACATCTTCCCACTGAGTCATCACATTATGTACACG CGTGGCCTTCTGCACGAGTACAAGTTAGAGTACACGGAAGCGAAGCAGTGCTACCAAAACGCTGTTTCAATTAATCCTTCGCACATAAAAAGTCTACAACACTTG GGTCTTATTTATCACTATTTGGGTAGTCAGAGACTGGCTGAAAAAACCTTGAGGGACGCCGCGAAAATCGATCCAAATTCTCATCAGACTTG GTACAATTTGGGAATGGTATTGGAATCGTTGGGCGAGGTGGAGGCTGCTAGCGACTGCATGGCAACGGCATTAGAGGTCGAGACGACAAATCCCATTTTGCCGATTCTATCGATACCGGTGACCTTTGAGTGA